In Pararhizobium sp. A13, the genomic stretch TTGTTGCTCGAATGTCGCGCAGGCTGTCGAGGTAGCGGGTATCTATTCTGAGAGATTGGATAGCGGCATACGTCTTTCGCAGTTCCTCCAGATGGGGAGCCTTGGGAGCCTCGACTTGCATCGAGCGAATAGCCTCTTGGAGACGTTGCAATTCTTTTCCGACCGCGGCTGATTGGAGCGGCGCTTGTTTGGTCGTCTGACGGGTAATTGACCGGATTGCGGGCATGGCCTTGCGTGGTGCAAGCGTTACTTCCATATCGAGCGCGTGCGCAATGGCTACGAGGCTGGATAGCCGAAGGTCGACGGTGTTTGCTTCGATTCTTGAGATCTGGGCCTGCGGCACTCCGGCGAGTTTACTAAGTTCGGTTTGGCTCATGCCTTTGGCAAGGCGCGTTTCGCGCAGGCTCTCTGTAATTTGCTGTGCCGCGTATTTCATGGCTATGTCGTTTTGTGCATGGGAGTAAATCTATTATATAGAATAGTGCATAGGTCAATTGTAATCAAGGGGCTATGCAGAGTGCCACATAATGAGGCATTCGATATGTATCTTGATGCATAATGCGATGCTTTGGCATCCACTGCAGAATAAAGAGTGCCGCTGCATCGAGCGGGGACCACCCCATCTCGGTCAATAGCTTGCGAGACGGATTCGAATTTCGGGCGATCAAGAATCGGCTGGCCGACAGGGCTTCGTGAAGCGCGATTTGCTCATCTGGAGAGTTCAGTGCCACGGATTGCCCGAAAACGTCGAGTGCCTCGATTATTTGATACTGCTCAGGTGTCTGTCGTCGGAGAAGTCGTAAAACAGTGGCCTTAATGCTCATGCGATATGCAGCTCCAACGACATTGTACTCCCTCGGTGTTTCAATCAGGGAGAGCGCAACGTCAGCGGCGCGATGTCAATATCGGATGCAACCATAATTCCCTGGGGCCGATATACCGATGCGATGCGTCGTCGTGGCGATCATCGAGGGGACAGCAGCATGAGGTGTGCTATGGATTTCGAACTTTGAGACGAGGATCGATATGAGCGACGACAACATTATCAAGTTTCAGCGGCCGAAGCCTAAAAAGGTGCCGAGGACCATCACGAGCGGAACCCGGAAGGCTCTAATTTGGCTGGCGGTCATCGGCGCTGTGGCGTTGGTATGGGCATACTTTCAGTATGTTTCGCCGCCGAGCTGACATGAGACTAGGCCTTGTGGTCCTGGGCCTCCTCCCTTCGGATCGAGATGTCACATCGAACAGTCGAACATCGTGTTGAACGCTTGAAAACTGCAATGGGTGCTCGTAGCCTCATGCATCTCGTAGCGCTTTCGATTGCGGCTGGCCTGAAAGGGCAGACCACCAAGGGCTGGAAGGCGACGAAAGACTGGAACTTGTGGGCCACGATATGGCCGACAAAAAGTCGAAAGAGTATTGATTTTTTAAAACAATTGCCTTACATAGAACTTGCAGGGAAATCTCTGCATGGTGACTTTTCCGGCCGCGTGCTTGGTAAGCGCCGCGGTTACCCGGGGTTAAAAGCTCCGGTTGCCGACCACACGATTTCCCCGAGTGTTATGAGGGCTGTCTGCAAAGACAGCCCTTTCGCTTTTATGAGCTTTTTATCCCGAAGCGCTCATGGATGAGGGCTGCGCTCATTTGCTCATCAAGGAGCCACTTTCGCGAGTACGCGACGAGGTCTGCCAATTGAAGCATGCGGGACGCAGCCGAATCAATCTTCGCCACACCGTTAACCCCTTTGAACCAACCGCTGTCGTTTTTTGCCTTACGCGGCATGGACTTCGTTTGCATTGGGTTCAAGTTGGTCACTAAAGCATTTATCGATGCGGCCAGTGTCGCGGGACATCATAATGGCATCCCCCAAATAGAAATCCCCTGTGCCTGTTGTGCCATACTCATCGATGAAGCAGAGGATTTTTTTGTTTAATGCACCCGCCATGGTGGTCGGCTAGCCTTTTACGTCAAGCATCCGTGCGAGGTTCTACCGTAAAGTGTTTCACCAATTCTAAAGAAAGTTCAATTTTTCCAATTGCTTCCCGCTGCGGTGATGGACATCTCGGCGGGTTAAAAACCGCCGTCGCGATGCTTTCGTGCGAACCACGACCTCAAAGAGCGTTGCCTGCGCGAAAAAGGCTGGTCTCCTAGAGGAATGTTTCGTTCAAAGGCGTCTCCCAATTCGGCATGGACATATATGATGTTCGGTTCGAGAATGAGGAGATGGAATTGCTCAGGTCGGCCGTCTAGGCATTATTTCGAGAGATGTCGAAATAGCTCTTGACGGCTTTCTTCACCGACGGTAGCATATTTCCATGATTATCGAAAAAGCAGCATCCCAGCTTGAAGCTCTCGGCAATGTCACCCGCCTCCGGATTTTCCGGGCGCTGGTCCGCGCTGGTGACGAAGGCTTGCCGGTCGGCCAGTTGCAGGAAAAGTTGGACATCCCGGGATCAACACTGTCGCACCACCTGAAGAAGCTCGTGGATACCGGGCTCGTTGTCCAGGAGCGGCAGGCGACAACACTTATCTGCACGACGAACTACCGCGATATGGATGCTCTGGTTGGTTACCTCGTGAACGAATGCTGCGCGGATGCAAAGTGCGGGACAAAGTCGAAAGAGGTCGCCGCCTGATCCCTTTTTTTTGACCTTATATTTCGAATATTCTGGAAATACAGAAGGAGACAAGCATGACTGCCATGAATGAACTCCCAGTTGCCGTAATAGGCGCGGGACCTGTCGGACTTGCCGCTGCCGCTCACCTTGTCGCCCGTAACATTCATCCACTCGTTTTCGAACGTGGCGATACGGTAGGCGCGGCGCTGCTCGATTGGGGACATGTCAGGGTCTTTTCGCCCTGGAAATACAATATCGATGACGCGGCACGCGTCCTTCTGGACCGGCACGCATGGGAAGCCCCTCATCCGGATGATCTGCCGAACGGCCGCGAGATCGTCGAAGAGTACCTTACCCCACTGGCATCCGTGCCGGAGATCGCGTCCGGCCTAAAATTGGGTGCACTAGTGACGGCGATCACCCGTCATGGGCTCGACAAGGTTTCATCTGGCAATCGTGACAATGCTCCGTTTGTTGTTCGATATACCGACGAGACCGGCGAGTATGACGTGCTCGTCAGAGCCGTGATCGACGCCTCGGGAACATGGACCCAACCCAATCCCATGGGAATCAACGGCATCAGCGTCCCGGGAGAAATCGCGTCGTTCAGCCGGATTTCCTATGGCATTCCTGATGTTCTCGGCACTCGCCGCAACGAGTTCCTTGGCAAACGCACGCTGGTGATCGGCAGCGGCCATTCGGCCATCAATGTCGCCATCGCGCTCATGGACCTGCAAGATATCGACCCGAAGACCCAAATCCTCTGGGCACTGCGGCACCACGGCGTCGAGCGCCTGCTCGGTGGCGGCCTGAACGATCAGTTACCGGAACGCGGAGCGCTGGGTCTCGCGGCGAAGAAGGCCATGGATGAGGGTCGCCTGCAGATGCTGACTTCGTTCTCTGCCGAAAAGGTCCGCGTGCAAGAGGGCAGGGTGCATCTGACGGCGAGGGTTGGGACACAGCAGTCAGAATTGGATATCGACCGGATCGTCGTCACCACCGGATTTCGTCCAGATTTCTCCTTCCTGAGCGAACTCAGGGTCGAGGTGGACCCAGCCGTTGAAGCTCCGCCAGCGTTGGCCCCACTCATTGACCCCAATTTCCATTCCTGCGGAACCGTGCCACCTCACGGCATCGAGGAATTGAAACATCCGGAGAAGGATTTCTACATCGTCGGTTCGAAGTCTTACGGCCGTGCGCCGACATTTCTGATGAAGACGGGTTACGAGCAGGTGCGTTCGGTCGTCGCCGAAATTGCAGGCGATCATG encodes the following:
- a CDS encoding helix-turn-helix transcriptional regulator; this encodes MKYAAQQITESLRETRLAKGMSQTELSKLAGVPQAQISRIEANTVDLRLSSLVAIAHALDMEVTLAPRKAMPAIRSITRQTTKQAPLQSAAVGKELQRLQEAIRSMQVEAPKAPHLEELRKTYAAIQSLRIDTRYLDSLRDIRATIEQAKASQEHWKAVTEAARNMQLLRNQIVHALPKSESRDAPRPAYTLDEDDDA
- a CDS encoding metalloregulator ArsR/SmtB family transcription factor, translated to MIIEKAASQLEALGNVTRLRIFRALVRAGDEGLPVGQLQEKLDIPGSTLSHHLKKLVDTGLVVQERQATTLICTTNYRDMDALVGYLVNECCADAKCGTKSKEVAA
- a CDS encoding NAD(P)-binding domain-containing protein — protein: MNELPVAVIGAGPVGLAAAAHLVARNIHPLVFERGDTVGAALLDWGHVRVFSPWKYNIDDAARVLLDRHAWEAPHPDDLPNGREIVEEYLTPLASVPEIASGLKLGALVTAITRHGLDKVSSGNRDNAPFVVRYTDETGEYDVLVRAVIDASGTWTQPNPMGINGISVPGEIASFSRISYGIPDVLGTRRNEFLGKRTLVIGSGHSAINVAIALMDLQDIDPKTQILWALRHHGVERLLGGGLNDQLPERGALGLAAKKAMDEGRLQMLTSFSAEKVRVQEGRVHLTARVGTQQSELDIDRIVVTTGFRPDFSFLSELRVEVDPAVEAPPALAPLIDPNFHSCGTVPPHGIEELKHPEKDFYIVGSKSYGRAPTFLMKTGYEQVRSVVAEIAGDHVAARIVQLVLPETGVCSVDLGSKKAASCCGGPAPVEVDACCVVDATAKSEGKSGCGCGPRSEDTKRLTESA